One Gemmatimonadaceae bacterium genomic window, TTGCCGCGCGCCTGGCCCTCGCCGGTGACCGCCTCGGGGATGCGCCACTCGAGATGAAGTTGATAGTTCGTGAAACTCCGCTTCGTCTCGATGTTGCCGGCGGACTTGTTCACCGTGAGAATGCCATCGGCAACCGGCCAGGCGGCGGGCCCGCGGTCCTTCACCGAGACCCATTGGTCGAGGTTTCGTCCGTCGAAGAGTATGATCGCGTCGGACGGCGGGGCGGCATCCGTTCGGCCCGGTGTGACGATCGGCGGAACGGGAGTCCATACTTCGGTGTCTTCGGGGCGGCCCTTCGACGCCTGCGCGAGCGCAGACGATACGCCGAGGCAACTCAATGCCAACGCGATGGTCGCACGGGGAAAGCGCATTTCTATCACACTCCTTCGCGGTGATTAGGATTCACGTAACGTCTTCGGCGCAACGCGCTGCCATGCGCCATGGACGAGCTCCTTCAGCATCGGTCGCCGGACGGCCGTGAGCCGCACGAGCACCCATGGATAATCGCGGTAATGGTCGGTGATGTAGAAGATCTTCGGATGCGATTGCATCAGGTGCGACCGCTCGAACTCATCGGTGCGGAGAACGATCGTCTCGCCGTCCTCCTTGAGCCTAACGAATAGCTTGCCTTTGACCTTGAGCGCCGCAGTGCCGTATGATGTGCCTTCCTCCACGCCCGGAAGCGCCAGCGCGATGGCGCGAACATCATCGTAGATCAACGCACCCGCGCCACTCACCGCTCGGCGCCGCTCTTCGCTCGCCCGAAAATTCGACGTCGAATCCGTTCGCCGAGACTTGGTGCATTCGGATCGATCACCTTGATCTCGATTGACCCAAGAAGCGTCGAGCCGATGATGCGAACGCGCGGCGCGTCCAACGACGTCGTGCTCGCGATCTCGCGGCGCACGTCGGCGCTGCCGAGGACTGCATCGACTTCGCTCTCGACCCGCAGGCCCGGCGGCACTTTGATCTCCACGTTCGCCATGATGCAGCGGATGTCGATCACCGAAGTCCCGGCGCCGAGAAGGGCGTGTGTGAGATCCAGCTCGACGTTTCCCCAGAATGTGAAAACACGAAAGAGCCGCGGGAGGATCCAATCGGCGTCGCGGCGCGTGTTCGAGAGTATTGCGACGGTGCCCCGGCGCTCCGGAACCTGATGCGCCTCGAGCGTCGGATGCAGTCGAGGCGGGACGACCGCTGGCGGAGAGGAGGTGGGGGAATTCATCGGTATGTGAGACGAAAGCACATCTCGCCGGGTTTCGCTAGAGTCGCCACGTGGTTTCAGAACATCGCGCTGCGCTGCTCGTCTATCGACTCACGAAGTCGTCGTTCTGGGTGGGCGTCGCGAACTTCGCGCAGTTCATCGGCGTCGTGATACTCGCGCCCTGGGTGGGCACGGCCGCGGATCGCATGGCCCTGGTTGGCCCACGTGCGGCGACGATCATGATGGCGCTACCAACGGCCGGCGCCGTCCTGCTCGCGTTCGAAGTAAAGCACTGCGCCGCCCGCGCTCATGCGCCGAGCTCACGGGCCAACCGCTGAAGGACCGCCTGGAGATCCGGGTTTTCCTGGAGGACCCCGACGCCAGGGTCAATCGTTAGGCTCTGCATCCGCGCGACGGCATTCTTGATCGTGAAGTTCCTGGGATCGAGTGCCTCCTCGACTTCTTCCCAACGTAAGGGCATCGACACCGTTGCGCCGGGCAAGGGCCGTACGCTGAACGGCGCGACGATCGTCTGGCCGTGACGATTCTGTAAGTAATCCAGATACACCTTGTCGCCGCGTCTGGTGACATGCCGGACGATCGTGCCGATGTCGCCGAGCTCGCGCAGAACGCAGCGGGCGAGCAGCTCGCCAAGCGTTCGCGACTGCGCGTACGTGCACTGCCTGCCTAACGGGAGAAGGATGTGGAGGCCGGTCTTCCCCGTCGTCTTCACGTAGTTCGGCAGCTCGATCATTTCGCACAGCCGGTGAAGTACCTGCGCCGTGCGAATGACGTCGCCGAAGGGCGCTTCCTTGGGATCGAGATCGATGACGCACCAGTCGGGAAGCTCGAGCGAGCCGACGCGACTCGCCCAGATGTGAAGCGGGATCGAACCGAGGTTGGCGATGTATTGGAGTGAGTCCTCGTCGTCGCACACGAAGTAGCGGATCTCGCGCTGCGTGTCCTCGCTCCAGATGTGGATCGTGCGGATCCATTCGGGGGCAAACTCGGGCGCGTCCTTCTGATAGAACGATTTGCCATCGATGCCGTCGGGATAGCGCGTCATCACGAGCGGGCGGTTGCGCAGATAGGGCAGCATCCATGGCGCGATCGACTTGTAGTACTCGATCAGATCGCCCTTGGTGTATCGCTCGTTAGGCCAATAGACTTTCTTCAGGTTCGAGAAATTGATGGTCTTGCGGACAGGGGCCAGGGGCTTGGGGCTGGGGGCAAGGCTGTCATCCCGAGCGGAGCGAGGGACCTGCTTTTCGCCGGGCTCGTCCAAGGCAGATCCCTCGCTTTCCGCCGGATGACGTTGGTCGCCTGCCTCGGAATGACCTTGTCGCACGCAGTCCCGCGGCGGCTTGTCAGTCCTGAGGCGCTCGAAGGTCGAGTGACGCAGCAAGCCATCCGGAGTCCATTCGCGGAAGCGCACCTCGACCACCGTCACCGGCTCGACCCACGTCGTCGTCTTGGCGTCCGGCACGTCCTGCGTGACGCCGCCGCCGACGAGCGGACCGGTGCACGGCGGCGTGTCGCGCACGAGTGCCGCGAGCTCGCTATCGAGCTTTGTGAGCATATTCTCATCGAAGCCCGTCCCCACGCGACCGGCGTAGACAAGGGCATCGCCGACGTAATCGGCGAGTTGGAGCGCGCCGAGGTGACTCCGGCCGCCTTTCGGGGCGGTGAAGCCAACGACGACGAAGTCGCTCGTCGGTTCTCGCTTGATCTTGATCCACTTCTCGGTCCGACCAGCGCGATACGGCGCGTCGGCCTTCTTGGCGATGACGCCCTCGAGCCCGAGCTTGGCCACCTGGTCGAGAAACGCCTCGCCCTCACGCTCGATGTGATCGAGCATTCGGACGGGGCCCAACTTCGGGAGCGCTTCCTTGAGAAACTCCTTGCGCCTAACGAGTGGCAACGATCGCAGATCGAACCCGTCCAACGCAAGCAGATCGAATGCGTAATACGTCGCGGGCAGCTCGACGGCCGCGCGCTTGACGTCGATCGGCGACGTGAGGCGACCACGCTGCTGCAGTCGCGAGAAGCGCGGGATGCCCTGCTCGTCCAGCACCACGACCTCGCCGTCGACGACGATGTCGTCGACCGGGAGCGCCTTGATTGCGCGCGCCACTTCCGGGAACACGTCGGTGTAATCGTTGCCGTTGCGCGTGAGGAGGCGCGCTTCACCACGCTGCTTGCCGGCAATCAGACGATAGCCGTCGAGCTTCAGCTCGAATATCCATCCATCGCGGGTGAACGCCGCGTTCTGCGCTTCGGCGAGCATCGGCTTCACCGTGGCGGCGTCGACGTGTTGCCTAACGGCGCCCGCCGCGTCGACGGCGGTCCGGAGACGCGTCGCCGGCGTGATCCCGGCCTTCACCTCGTCGACGGTGAGGCCCGACAGTACGGATTCCTCGGGAAACTGATCGCCGGGGCTCTTGACCCAGGCGTCGCGCTCCTTGATGAGGAGCCAATCGCGCTCGCTCTTCTTGATCTTCACGAGCGTCCATTTCCCGTGCAGTTTGTAGCCCTTGAGCTCGAAGAGGAGCTTGCCCTTCTCCAAGCCTTCGCGCCAATCCTCGAGTGGCACCCATTCGCCGCGGTCCCACACGATCACGCCGCCAGCACCGTAATTCCCCTTCGGTATGATGCCTTCGAAGTCGCCGTACTCGAGTGGGTGATCCTCCACCTTCACGGCGAGTCGCTTGTCGTTCATGTCATATGACGGCCCTTTCGGCACGGCCCACGATCGCAGGACGCCTTCCATCTCGAGGCGGAGATCGAAGTGCAACTGGCGCGCGGCGTGTTTGTGCACCACGAATAGTCGGCCGATGGCGGGCGACACGTCCCCACCGAACGGCTCGGTCGTGCGATCCGGCGAGCGCTTCGCTCGATAGGTGCTGAGACTATCGGCGGACTCGGCCGGTGCGTCGGGCGCATCGGAGTCACTTCGATCCGTCATGTTCGTCCAGTGAGGTGCCGGGTGCTAGATGCGAGCACAGGCTGGCATCACAAATGTGATTCTCGCGTGATTGAAGTGGAAAACATGATCGACGGCTTGTACCTTCGAGAACGTACCCCATAACCCGACTGCTCATGCCTGCGCGCTCGATCGCTTCGGCCACGATCTCCTTCGGGCTCGTCTCCGTTCCGGTCAATCTCTACTCGTCCGCGGAATCGAAGACAAGCGTCTCGTTCAACATGCTGCACAAGAAGTGCAACACCCGCCTCAAGCAGCAGTACATCTGTCAGAAGGACAGCGAGATCGTCGGTCGAGAGGATACCGTCAAGGGTTACGAATTCGCTAAAGATCAGTATGTCGTCTTCACCCCCGAGGAGCTCAAGGCGCTCGAGGAGAAGGCGACGGGGATGATCGAGGTCGTCGAGTTCGTACCACTCGCCAAGGTCCAGCGCGAGTATCTCGAGAAGGTGTACTATCTCGGGCCGGAAAAGGGTGGCGATCGCGCCTATCGCCTCTTGTGCAAGGCCCTCGAGGAGACAGGCCGCGCCGCGCTCGGCCAGTACTCGGCGCGCGGACAGCAGTATCTGATTCTGCTTCGACCGTATAACAACTGCCTCGTGATGGAGCAGCTGCATTACGCGGACGAGGTGCGCGCAACGGCGGAAGTGCCGATTCCGACGGGCGACATCAAGCCGGCGGAGCTCGCGCTCGCGAAGCAGCTCATCGATCAGACGGCAAACGACAACTTCGAGCCGCAGAAGTACAAGGACACGGTGCGCGAGCGCGTGCTCGAGACGATTCAGCGTAAGGTCGATGGCCAGGACATCACGTCGTCCGACGTCGCGCCGGATTCCGGCGGCAAGATCGTCGACCTCATGGAAGCGCTCAAGGCCAGCCTCGCGCGATCGGAGGGGGGGGAGGAAGCGCCGGCGCGCAAGGTGTCGTGAGGCTCCTCGCCGGCACCAGCGGGTACGCGTTCAAGGAGTGGAAGGGCGTCTTCTATCCGCCCGAAATCGGCGATGATGCGTGGTTACGCTATTACGCCGGCCAATTCCCGACGGTCGAGATCAATAACACCTTCTACCGGCTGCCCAGGCAGCCGGTGCTCCAGGAGTGGGCGGCGCAGGTCCCGGAGCAGTTCACGTTCT contains:
- a CDS encoding MmcQ/YjbR family DNA-binding protein, encoding MSGAGALIYDDVRAIALALPGVEEGTSYGTAALKVKGKLFVRLKEDGETIVLRTDEFERSHLMQSHPKIFYITDHYRDYPWVLVRLTAVRRPMLKELVHGAWQRVAPKTLRES
- a CDS encoding LiaF domain-containing protein, with the translated sequence MNSPTSSPPAVVPPRLHPTLEAHQVPERRGTVAILSNTRRDADWILPRLFRVFTFWGNVELDLTHALLGAGTSVIDIRCIMANVEIKVPPGLRVESEVDAVLGSADVRREIASTTSLDAPRVRIIGSTLLGSIEIKVIDPNAPSLGERIRRRIFGRAKSGAER
- the ligD gene encoding DNA ligase D, yielding MTDRSDSDAPDAPAESADSLSTYRAKRSPDRTTEPFGGDVSPAIGRLFVVHKHAARQLHFDLRLEMEGVLRSWAVPKGPSYDMNDKRLAVKVEDHPLEYGDFEGIIPKGNYGAGGVIVWDRGEWVPLEDWREGLEKGKLLFELKGYKLHGKWTLVKIKKSERDWLLIKERDAWVKSPGDQFPEESVLSGLTVDEVKAGITPATRLRTAVDAAGAVRQHVDAATVKPMLAEAQNAAFTRDGWIFELKLDGYRLIAGKQRGEARLLTRNGNDYTDVFPEVARAIKALPVDDIVVDGEVVVLDEQGIPRFSRLQQRGRLTSPIDVKRAAVELPATYYAFDLLALDGFDLRSLPLVRRKEFLKEALPKLGPVRMLDHIEREGEAFLDQVAKLGLEGVIAKKADAPYRAGRTEKWIKIKREPTSDFVVVGFTAPKGGRSHLGALQLADYVGDALVYAGRVGTGFDENMLTKLDSELAALVRDTPPCTGPLVGGGVTQDVPDAKTTTWVEPVTVVEVRFREWTPDGLLRHSTFERLRTDKPPRDCVRQGHSEAGDQRHPAESEGSALDEPGEKQVPRSARDDSLAPSPKPLAPVRKTINFSNLKKVYWPNERYTKGDLIEYYKSIAPWMLPYLRNRPLVMTRYPDGIDGKSFYQKDAPEFAPEWIRTIHIWSEDTQREIRYFVCDDEDSLQYIANLGSIPLHIWASRVGSLELPDWCVIDLDPKEAPFGDVIRTAQVLHRLCEMIELPNYVKTTGKTGLHILLPLGRQCTYAQSRTLGELLARCVLRELGDIGTIVRHVTRRGDKVYLDYLQNRHGQTIVAPFSVRPLPGATVSMPLRWEEVEEALDPRNFTIKNAVARMQSLTIDPGVGVLQENPDLQAVLQRLARELGA
- a CDS encoding Ku protein — encoded protein: MPARSIASATISFGLVSVPVNLYSSAESKTSVSFNMLHKKCNTRLKQQYICQKDSEIVGREDTVKGYEFAKDQYVVFTPEELKALEEKATGMIEVVEFVPLAKVQREYLEKVYYLGPEKGGDRAYRLLCKALEETGRAALGQYSARGQQYLILLRPYNNCLVMEQLHYADEVRATAEVPIPTGDIKPAELALAKQLIDQTANDNFEPQKYKDTVRERVLETIQRKVDGQDITSSDVAPDSGGKIVDLMEALKASLARSEGGEEAPARKVS